A genomic stretch from Thermodesulfobacteriota bacterium includes:
- a CDS encoding PBP1A family penicillin-binding protein yields the protein MEAGDVPSIVYGRPTEIRPGDHLGNLRFEERLRRLSYRKVSGKPSRPGTWSEEAGKIRIVTRGYRIGEVPVGDGYAELEVRDGRVMSIASRVGNPLPSARLEPEEVSRIFGPRMESRRPIPLDAIPRNLQNAVIAAEDARFHSHKGIDFFGIGRAAVANLRERRFAQGGSTITQQVAKNFFLSPKKTIGRKLREAELAIVLELRFTKPQILELYLNKIYFGQDGPLGIFGIEEAAGFYFSKRAEELTLAESALLAGLIRSPNRYSPLRDPRAAKERRNAVLSRMAQLGTIGEAERRRASAAPLGTRPRRINGRLASYFTDHIQRVTEDELGDEKLYRAGYRFYTTLDTVLQAAAEDAVARGLAEIGRQEGPSGEPLQAALVAVDPATGEMTAMVGGRAYGETQFNRAAQAMRQPGSAFKPFVLLAALSEAARGRGDTTLATTVSGAPISFDTPQGLWTPANFDGKAYGDLTVRTAIENSVNTATVRLARDVGLNAVEETARAAGIASRLSPVPSMALGSFEVTPVELAYAYATIASLGTRHDPFPLYSVVAADGEFLAERKARAERAVDPRAAFLTAYALEGTLERGTARAAAEMGVRFPASGKTGTTDGNRDSWFAGFTPGLVCVVWVGYDSGADTGLTGARGALRIWARFLQAAYSHAGPPAFVPPEGVEFAEIDPASGRLATGNCPQILREAFLAGTAPTEPCPLHPANAVVDTLRKGIRGFGDYIRNLFK from the coding sequence GTGGAGGCCGGCGACGTCCCCTCGATCGTTTACGGCCGCCCCACGGAGATCCGCCCGGGGGACCACCTCGGGAATCTCCGGTTCGAGGAGCGGCTGCGGCGGCTCTCCTACCGGAAGGTATCCGGGAAGCCGTCCCGCCCCGGGACCTGGTCCGAGGAGGCGGGGAAGATCCGGATCGTCACCCGCGGCTACCGGATCGGGGAGGTCCCCGTCGGCGACGGGTACGCGGAGCTGGAAGTCCGCGACGGCAGGGTGATGTCGATCGCCTCGCGGGTGGGGAACCCGCTCCCTTCCGCGCGCCTCGAGCCGGAGGAGGTCTCCCGGATCTTCGGCCCCCGGATGGAGTCGCGGCGGCCGATCCCCCTCGACGCCATCCCCCGCAATCTGCAAAACGCCGTGATCGCCGCCGAGGACGCGCGCTTCCACTCCCACAAAGGCATCGACTTCTTCGGCATCGGGCGGGCGGCGGTCGCCAACCTCCGGGAGCGCCGGTTCGCGCAGGGCGGATCGACGATCACCCAGCAGGTCGCGAAGAACTTCTTCCTCTCCCCGAAGAAGACCATCGGGCGGAAGCTGCGCGAGGCGGAGCTCGCCATCGTCCTCGAGCTGCGGTTCACGAAGCCGCAGATCCTGGAGCTGTACCTGAACAAGATCTACTTCGGGCAGGACGGGCCGCTCGGCATCTTCGGCATCGAGGAGGCGGCCGGCTTCTACTTCTCGAAGCGCGCGGAGGAGCTCACCCTCGCGGAATCGGCGCTGCTGGCCGGGCTCATCCGCTCCCCGAACCGGTACTCCCCCCTGCGGGACCCCCGCGCGGCGAAGGAGCGGCGCAACGCGGTGCTCTCCCGGATGGCGCAGCTCGGGACGATCGGCGAGGCCGAGCGCCGCAGGGCGTCCGCCGCCCCGCTGGGGACCCGGCCGCGGCGCATCAACGGCCGCCTGGCGTCGTACTTCACGGACCACATCCAGCGGGTCACCGAGGACGAGTTGGGGGACGAGAAGCTGTACCGCGCGGGGTACCGCTTCTACACGACGCTCGACACGGTCCTCCAGGCCGCCGCGGAGGACGCCGTCGCGCGGGGGCTGGCCGAGATCGGGCGGCAGGAAGGGCCTTCGGGGGAGCCGCTGCAGGCGGCGCTGGTTGCGGTGGACCCCGCGACCGGGGAGATGACCGCGATGGTCGGCGGGCGGGCTTACGGCGAGACGCAGTTCAACCGCGCCGCGCAGGCGATGCGCCAGCCCGGGAGCGCGTTCAAGCCGTTCGTCCTCCTGGCGGCGCTGTCGGAAGCTGCCCGCGGGCGGGGGGACACGACGCTGGCGACGACCGTCTCCGGCGCGCCGATCTCGTTCGACACCCCGCAGGGGCTGTGGACCCCCGCGAACTTCGACGGGAAAGCGTACGGCGACCTCACCGTGCGGACCGCCATCGAGAACTCGGTGAACACCGCCACCGTGCGGCTGGCGAGGGACGTCGGGCTGAACGCGGTAGAGGAGACCGCGAGGGCCGCCGGCATCGCGAGCCGCCTCTCCCCCGTCCCCTCGATGGCGCTGGGCAGCTTCGAGGTCACCCCGGTGGAGCTCGCCTACGCGTACGCGACCATCGCCTCCCTCGGGACGCGCCACGACCCGTTCCCGCTGTACTCCGTCGTCGCCGCCGACGGGGAGTTCCTCGCGGAGAGGAAGGCGCGGGCGGAGCGGGCGGTCGACCCGCGCGCGGCGTTTCTGACCGCGTACGCGCTGGAGGGGACGCTGGAGCGCGGCACCGCCCGGGCGGCCGCGGAGATGGGGGTCCGCTTCCCGGCGTCGGGGAAGACCGGGACCACGGACGGGAACCGGGACTCCTGGTTCGCGGGCTTCACCCCCGGCCTGGTCTGCGTCGTGTGGGTGGGATACGACTCCGGCGCCGACACCGGGCTGACCGGCGCCCGCGGGGCGCTCCGCATCTGGGCCCGCTTCCTCCAGGCCGCCTACTCCCACGCCGGGCCGCCCGCCTTCGTCCCGCCGGAGGGAGTGGAGTTCGCGGAGATCGACCCCGCGTCGGGACGCCTCGCCACGGGCAACTGCCCCCAGATCCTCCGGGAAGCGTTCCTCGCCGGGACGGCGCCGACGGAACCGTGCCCTCTCCATCCCGCCAACGCCGTCGTGGACACCCTCCGCAAGGGGATCCGCGGCTTCGGGGATTACATCCGGAACCTGTTCAAGTAA